CAACGATTTTGAAACCATAGTTCCTCAACAATTCGTGAATGACATCTACTCTTTTGCAAAACAAGCCAAGAAAAAGAAAGTGAAGATAAATCCTGACGAGTTCCTGGTGATGATCGCAGAGCTTGAAAAAGCCGAATTGATCGAAGTCGTCTAAGTAAAAAAGATAGTCAGCATTTCCGACCATGAAGCGGACAATCACTACATCTCGGTGGCGATAGAAAACAACGCTGAAATTTTGATAACCGGTGACAAAGACTTAACCTGTGAGAGAGTGGTTAAAGAATGCTCAAAAATAGGCCTGAGAATCGTCAAGCCAGCTGAATTTCTTGAAATGTTTTAAGGACAGCGATGACTAAATTTCTTTTATTTTAGGCACAGCATACAAAAGAAATGCTAAAACGACGATCATTGAGCCAAGAGACAGAAATATAACGGTGTTGGACAACACGGATGAAACAGAGCCTATCAAAGCGTAGGATATTGGCATCAAAGCAGTTGTTAAGGTGGAAAGAACTCCAAACACCCTTCCACGTTTTTCATTGGGAATGATACGTTGTTCAACTACCGGGCCCAACACGTTGGTTATCGACATACATATACCTATCACAAAAGCTATGATTAAAAGAGAAAGATATGAGACCATTCCCAATATTGAAAGAAGCAGGCCGGATACAATGGATGAGAATGCGATGGCGTTGTGTTTCTTCTTTAATTCTGGAAGTAACGACAAAGCAAAACCACCGATTATCATGCCAGCAGCGAATAAACTACCGATATATCCAAATTCCATGGCATCAAGATGGTACACATTTTTTATTTGTTTTGTGAGCACTATGTCGACAGGTGCACCGGCAAAATTCATTAAAGAGAATATGATCACAAACCAAAAAAGCGTTTTTTGGCTGTACAAGAATTTCAATCCTTCTTTCAAATCAGAAAAGAATTTTGTGGGCTTTTGGGCTCTTTTCTCTTTCAGTTTTTGCCTGAAGTTTATGAATATTTCCGTGAAAGCCGAGATTATGAATGATGCCCCGTTAAGTGCGAATACGAATGGTATTCCTAAAAAGCCTATGAGAAACCCTCCAAGGGCCGGCCCGGCCATTTGAGTGATTTGTATTCCTATGCTGTACAGACTGTTGGCTTTTGTCAAATGGTCATTGGGAACTATGTTGGGAAGAGAAGAGTTGCTTGAAGGGCTGGACTGAAGAAGGCCGATCCTGTGCCCATGAGAAAGGCTATTGTGTAGATCCAAAGAAAATTCAGCGAATTCGTGTAAGCAAGATAAGCAAGCCAAAGCATCAAAACTCCCCTTGTAGCATCTGAAAGAACCACGAGAGTTTTTCTACTCATTCTGTCTGCTAGAACACCCGAGAATGGGCCTATGATGATCGTTGGTAAGATATCAAATACGAACATTGCTCCCATTATCACACCAGATTTGGATGGAGAAAACTTCTGTACTATCCACCACATTATTACTATGTAGTAGATAGCGTTCCCCGCAGATGAAACAATTCTTCCAGACAGCAAAAGGATGAAATCTTTGTTGAAAAGCCTCGTTGGCATATCTTGTAAAGTATTCATGATTCTAATCCTCTCGATTTTTGCGCAATTTCAAACAAATATTTTCTTTGTCGCTAAAGCTGTAGCCAACTCAATGTCATGCGATATAACGATGACTGTTTTGAGTTTTAGCATTTCTTTAAGGTTCTCAATGATTTGTTGTTTGGTTAAACTATCCACCCCGTTGAGAGGTTCATCTAATATAAGAAACTCTTTCTCAGATGCTATAACTCTTGCAAGCAATAATCTTGATATTTCTCCTCCTGAAAAGTTTTTACCATTTCCTTCAACTATACGATTTACATCTATATCTTCCAATTTCATGAGCTTCAAAATTTCTATTATTTTTTCATCTTCAATAGACGAATTGCCGATTTTGATGTTTTCTTTTACCGAAATAGGGAACAAACAAGAATTTTGTGAGAGAACTCCAACATGGGAATAAATCCAGTCAGTTGGAATATTTTTTACATTTTTGGAATTTATCAAGATTTCTCCCTTTTCACATTTAAAATCTTTTAAAAGTAGGGATACTATCGTACTTTTTCCTTTTCCTGAAGGTCCAATTATGGCAAGTTTTTCATTTTCTAAAAGAGAGAAGTTTAAATCTTTTATTATTTCCTTTTTTCTATTTGTGTAAGTTACATTTTTAAATTCTACGGTTTTTATTTTTTCGTTTGGCATATTAAGCGTTTTCTTTTCTGAAGATCTGAATAAACTGGCTACTATATCCATTGAAGTGATAGAATTTTTAATGTTAGAAAGTATTGAATTCAGGTAGGCTATAGGTGTTGTAAACATTGCGCTGTATGATATTAAAACTATTGCCGTTCCTATTTGGTAGAATCCTTCGTAAGCCCTAAAAAGTGCAAACGTAAGAACGAACAATTCGAAAAATATGCGTATGTAATCGAGTTCTATAAAAAAATGTATAAAATCCTTTGCGAGAAATTTCACGTGTATTTCTTTTAGGATTTTTGTGATTTCTTTATTTCGCGTTTTCTCGTATTCAAACGCTCTGAAATTTTCAATTTCCTCCTTTCCATTCAGAGTATCCTCTACGTCGCTAAGGTACTTTCTGCTTTTTTCAACAAAATATGCGTTATTTTTAAGGTAATAGTCGTTACCATATTTGTAAATTAGCAATGATGAAATTATCACTCCTACCGAAACAATACCTATGATCCAATCAAGTAAAAAAAACAAAGTGGTGAGGACTATTAGCCTAAACAGATTGACGATACCCGTCATACTTTCTATATCAAGAAGCGAAGAAATATCCGATGTCTTGTTAAGAACGGCATCGATGTAATATTGGGTTCCATTCGTTGAAATGGCAGATATATCTTGTTTGATGACGTGTTTTGCTGTATTCTCAACGAGCGTTTTGTAGATAACGAATTTTTGTAAAGCATTTCTGAATACAGATAGATTTTTGATGAATACAAAAAGTAAAATTAAGCTTCCCCACAGGGCAAATTGAGATAGAGAAAAATATCTAGATATCTCTACTTCATTCAAAATTTTAGCGTAAATTAGGGGAACTACGAGTATTCCAATTTCTGCCGAAAAAAAGAACAAAAAAGATAGAAAAACTCTCAAAAGTACAGTTTTAGGTGTATTTTGAATTAACCATCTCAATTTTTCCATAAATTACACCTCTTTAATCTGGATTTGTCTTGTGGCTATTTCAGCAATTTTCATATCATGTGTGACTATTATGCATGTTTTGAGCCTTAAAAACTTGTGAAAGTATTTCAACACTTCTTCTTTCTTTTTCTCATCTACACCAGTTAACGGTTCATCTATTAAAACAAGTTCTGGGTTCAAAAGCATAAGTCTTGCTAAAGCAAGCCTGGCTTTTTCTCCACCAGATATAAGTTTCCCCGCTTGGCCTATAGGAGTATTCAAGCCATTTGGAAGTGTTTGAATAAATTTTGAAAGTCCGCAGAAATTCAACGTTTCCACCATTTCTTTTTCGTTCACAGATGGATTGGCAATAAGCAAATTTTCTTTGATCGTTCTGTTAAATAGATAGGGGTTTTGGGAAAGAATTCCGATCGTAGGACGATCCGGAAAAAATTGGATGCTTCCTTTTTCTGGAAATAATTGTCCTGATATAGCCTTTAAAATGCTGGATTTTCCAATACCACTTCTCCCTAAGATAACGACTTTCTCGCCTCTTTTCACATTCATAGAGAAATCTCTTATAACCCATTCATTGTCATACTTAATCCATATTTTTTCTACTTTCAAGGCTTGGAAAGAGCGCGATTTTACTTCTGGCATTATTATATTCGGAGATTTTACAAGTGTTTCCACCTTTTTTATATGAGGTGGAAAATTCTGAAGCCATTTCATATTTTCGAAGAGATAGTTTGCCTTTTCATACGCTATTGAAGAGAACTGTATAAGAAGGATGGCAGTACCGAAAGTATATCTCCCATTTAAAAAGAAGAACAAAGAAAGTCCTACACTTCCAATTTTTATTAACTCGTTTATTGATAAGGTGATATAAGTTATCCAAAAATCTTTTCTAAAGTATTCGGATACATTTTGACCGTACTTTTCCATTTCACTTTTTATGGCCGTTAGAAATACCTTTTCTGCCATGTTATGTTTTATATCTTCTATCCCTTTAAGATACGTGTTCATTTTCTCATTCATCTTACGCAGTAATTCCTGAGATTTATCATATTTTGGTACGACATGCTTATCTCTCAGAACGCTAAGAAAAGTTATCAAGGAAAGGCAAACAAGAGTCAAAGCGAAAACTTCTGGACAATAAATCAAAAGCATTACAAGTACGGCAATTAAAGTTATTCCTTCTTCGGGAAGTGTGTACACAAAATCTGAAAACATCTCCGCTGTCATGGGAATGTCTCTTGAAAATATACTCACCCAATAACCAGAATTTTTGATTTTGAAGTGTCTTGGTTCCATTTCTACTGATGAATGAAAGAGTTTATCTTCCAATATCTTACGCATCTCTTCTCTTGTATAAATATTTGAAAGACTCCATAGCCTAATTGAAAGATATCCTAGAAGTGTGAGCACAACGTACAAGAGAATACTTTGAGTTGAGAAATTACCTTTTACAAAGTCATCTAAAATAAACTTAAATATAAAAGGTAAAGCTAAAAAAACAGCCGCGTGGATGACAGAGACAAAAGCATAAATAGCATAATGTTTTTTATATTTTGATGGTGTTTGAATCCATAAAAATCTAAATGTTTTGTAGAATTCTTTCACATGTCCTCCAATGATAAAATTACTTTTATTTCGTTTTTTAGATGATTTTTAATGATTGTTTTACACTTGTTGTTTTCGTAGATATTTTTCTTCTTTTCCTTGTAATATTCTAATTCTAAGATTCGGGCATAGCCCCATGCAATAATGAAAATAATTGCACAACAAACAATTACCTGCACAACGTGAGTTAATAATATTCAATATATAACACTCACACTGCCATCCAGACTGTTGGCAATGAAGAGCATGCCTGTAGTTGGATCAAACACCATACCTGTCGGCCTTTCTCCCACTTTTATCGCTTTCACAACTTCATTCGTATTGCCATCTATGATGCTAACGGTGTTACTCAATCGATTGGCAACGAAGATCACATTTTTCCTCGCATTCACCGCGATTCCGTAAGGACTTTTTCCCACCTTTATGCTTTTCACAGTGGTGTTTGTCTTTCCGTTTATCACGCTGATCGTGTTGCTTCTAAGATTCGTAACATAAATCATGTTGGTGATCGAATTGACAGCCACACCAATGGGATGTTTCCCAACTTTTATCGTCTTTACAACTTCCTCTGTTTTTCCATCTATCACGCTGATTGTGTTTGAATAAAGGTTGGTGACGTAGAACATGTTCGTTTTTGTGTTGTGTGCAAGATAGTATGGTTTCTTTCCAACTTCAATGACCTTTACAATGGTGCCGTTTTTTGTGTTTACAACATCAACAGAATTTCCCCAGTCATCTGTAACGTAGAGCTTTCCGGTTTTTGCGTTTGACATAATGCCAATTGGCCGAGAATAGAGACCATATATGGGAAGAAGATGTATCTTTTTTACGATCAAATCCGTCTTCAAGTCCAACACGTTAACTACTGGAACTTGCGATAAACTTGTGACGTATAAAGTGTCTGTGTTTGGGTTTACAGCAGCATCCATCAAGGCCGGACCAACGTTAATTGTTCTCACAGTTGACATGTTTTTTTCATCAATGACGCTTATATTTCCGCCTTCAGAATTCACAACATATGCAATATGATTTTTGGAATCTATTGCTATGTTGAAAGGCTGATATCCTAACCTCACGAATTTAGTTACAGAATTCGTCTTGCAATCTATGAAACTCACACCATTACCATTTGTCGCGTACACCATATCTCTTGATCCGTCAAAAACCATTCCCCATGGTAAAGATCCTACCTTTATGGTTTTTACAACTTCGTTTGTATTTCCATTCAGGACACTAATGGTGTCATTATAGCTGTTTGCCACGTAAATAGTATTTGTCTTTGTGTCGACAGTCATACACGTTGGAAGTATTCCAACTGATATAACTTTTACAACTTTATTCGTTTTTCCGTCTATCACACTAACACTTTCTCCATCATTGTTTGTCACGTAAATCATATTCGTTTTTGGATTGAGTGTTATCCCAACGGGATTCAATCCTTTTACTCCAATATTCTTTACAACGTTGTTTGTTCTTTCATCTATCACTACAACACTTTCTCCAAAACAACTCACAGCGTATATCATCTTAGTTTTAGGATTAACCACTATGCCAGCAAGAGAAGGGAGAGTACGTATAGTTTTGATCACTTTATTAGTCTCTCCGTCTATCACACTTACATCATCACTCGTTTCATTTGAAACGTAGATCAAATTCGTATTTTGATCAATGGCAATTCCCGCCGGCTTCCTTCCAACAGTTATGCTTTTTACAACTGAGTTAGTTTCCGTATTCACAACATCAACGGTATTAGTTCCATAATTTGCGACGTAAATCATACCGTTATTTTGATCGTAAGCTATCCCCGTCGGATATCTTCCAACT
This genomic interval from Mesoaciditoga lauensis cd-1655R = DSM 25116 contains the following:
- a CDS encoding MFS transporter — encoded protein: MDLHNSLSHGHRIGLLQSSPSSNSSLPNIVPNDHLTKANSLYSIGIQITQMAGPALGGFLIGFLGIPFVFALNGASFIISAFTEIFINFRQKLKEKRAQKPTKFFSDLKEGLKFLYSQKTLFWFVIIFSLMNFAGAPVDIVLTKQIKNVYHLDAMEFGYIGSLFAAGMIIGGFALSLLPELKKKHNAIAFSSIVSGLLLSILGMVSYLSLLIIAFVIGICMSITNVLGPVVEQRIIPNEKRGRVFGVLSTLTTALMPISYALIGSVSSVLSNTVIFLSLGSMIVVLAFLLYAVPKIKEI
- a CDS encoding MFS transporter, whose protein sequence is MNTLQDMPTRLFNKDFILLLSGRIVSSAGNAIYYIVIMWWIVQKFSPSKSGVIMGAMFVFDILPTIIIGPFSGVLADRMSRKTLVVLSDATRGVLMLWLAYLAYTNSLNFLWIYTIAFLMGTGSAFFSPALQATLLFPT
- a CDS encoding ATP-binding cassette domain-containing protein, which codes for MEKLRWLIQNTPKTVLLRVFLSFLFFFSAEIGILVVPLIYAKILNEVEISRYFSLSQFALWGSLILLFVFIKNLSVFRNALQKFVIYKTLVENTAKHVIKQDISAISTNGTQYYIDAVLNKTSDISSLLDIESMTGIVNLFRLIVLTTLFFLLDWIIGIVSVGVIISSLLIYKYGNDYYLKNNAYFVEKSRKYLSDVEDTLNGKEEIENFRAFEYEKTRNKEITKILKEIHVKFLAKDFIHFFIELDYIRIFFELFVLTFALFRAYEGFYQIGTAIVLISYSAMFTTPIAYLNSILSNIKNSITSMDIVASLFRSSEKKTLNMPNEKIKTVEFKNVTYTNRKKEIIKDLNFSLLENEKLAIIGPSGKGKSTIVSLLLKDFKCEKGEILINSKNVKNIPTDWIYSHVGVLSQNSCLFPISVKENIKIGNSSIEDEKIIEILKLMKLEDIDVNRIVEGNGKNFSGGEISRLLLARVIASEKEFLILDEPLNGVDSLTKQQIIENLKEMLKLKTVIVISHDIELATALATKKIFV
- a CDS encoding ATP-binding cassette domain-containing protein gives rise to the protein MKEFYKTFRFLWIQTPSKYKKHYAIYAFVSVIHAAVFLALPFIFKFILDDFVKGNFSTQSILLYVVLTLLGYLSIRLWSLSNIYTREEMRKILEDKLFHSSVEMEPRHFKIKNSGYWVSIFSRDIPMTAEMFSDFVYTLPEEGITLIAVLVMLLIYCPEVFALTLVCLSLITFLSVLRDKHVVPKYDKSQELLRKMNEKMNTYLKGIEDIKHNMAEKVFLTAIKSEMEKYGQNVSEYFRKDFWITYITLSINELIKIGSVGLSLFFFLNGRYTFGTAILLIQFSSIAYEKANYLFENMKWLQNFPPHIKKVETLVKSPNIIMPEVKSRSFQALKVEKIWIKYDNEWVIRDFSMNVKRGEKVVILGRSGIGKSSILKAISGQLFPEKGSIQFFPDRPTIGILSQNPYLFNRTIKENLLIANPSVNEKEMVETLNFCGLSKFIQTLPNGLNTPIGQAGKLISGGEKARLALARLMLLNPELVLIDEPLTGVDEKKKEEVLKYFHKFLRLKTCIIVTHDMKIAEIATRQIQIKEV
- a CDS encoding beta-propeller fold lactonase family protein: MKMKKSVSLVVLLAVMIIGVNVFAQSTTAYVNSLSVKKTVWIWKPGEFGIKQGITPGRVTIDPQNDTLYVSNQMSDNISVVDLKKSKVIKTIKVGRYPTGIAYDQNNGMIYVANYGTNTVDVVNTETNSVVKSITVGRKPAGIAIDQNTNLIYVSNETSDDVSVIDGETNKVIKTIRTLPSLAGIVVNPKTKMIYAVSCFGESVVVIDERTNNVVKNIGVKGLNPVGITLNPKTNMIYVTNNDGESVSVIDGKTNKVVKVISVGILPTCMTVDTKTNTIYVANSYNDTISVLNGNTNEVVKTIKVGSLPWGMVFDGSRDMVYATNGNGVSFIDCKTNSVTKFVRLGYQPFNIAIDSKNHIAYVVNSEGGNISVIDEKNMSTVRTINVGPALMDAAVNPNTDTLYVTSLSQVPVVNVLDLKTDLIVKKIHLLPIYGLYSRPIGIMSNAKTGKLYVTDDWGNSVDVVNTKNGTIVKVIEVGKKPYYLAHNTKTNMFYVTNLYSNTISVIDGKTEEVVKTIKVGKHPIGVAVNSITNMIYVTNLRSNTISVINGKTNTTVKSIKVGKSPYGIAVNARKNVIFVANRLSNTVSIIDGNTNEVVKAIKVGERPTGMVFDPTTGMLFIANSLDGSVSVIY